In Corynebacterium aquatimens, one genomic interval encodes:
- the efp gene encoding elongation factor P, which produces MPSTADFKNGLVLKVDGKLQQIIEFQHVKPGKGPAFVRTKLKDVVSGKTVDKTWNAGVKVETATVDRRDMTYLYDDGTNYVVMDDKTYEQYELDHDKFGEAGKFLLENMRVQVSFHEGEALFGELPISVDLKIEHTDPGLQGDRSTGGTKPATLETGAEIQVPLFLETGNVVKVDTRTGEYLSRVNN; this is translated from the coding sequence ATGCCATCTACCGCCGATTTCAAGAACGGCCTTGTACTCAAGGTTGACGGCAAGCTTCAGCAGATCATCGAGTTCCAGCACGTTAAGCCGGGCAAGGGCCCCGCATTCGTGCGCACCAAGCTGAAGGACGTCGTTTCCGGCAAGACGGTTGATAAGACCTGGAACGCTGGCGTGAAGGTCGAAACCGCAACCGTGGACCGTCGCGACATGACCTACCTCTACGACGACGGCACCAACTACGTGGTCATGGACGACAAGACCTACGAGCAGTACGAGTTGGACCACGACAAGTTCGGCGAGGCAGGCAAGTTCCTGCTGGAGAACATGCGCGTGCAGGTCTCCTTCCACGAAGGTGAAGCTCTCTTCGGCGAGCTCCCGATCTCCGTGGACTTGAAGATCGAGCACACCGACCCGGGTCTGCAGGGTGACCGCTCCACCGGTGGTACCAAGCCCGCGACTCTTGAAACCGGCGCTGAAATCCAGGTTCCGCTGTTCCTGGAAACCGGCAACGTGGTCAAGGTTGACACCCGCACGGGTGAATACCTGTCTCGCGTGAACAACTAA
- a CDS encoding PPK2 family polyphosphate kinase produces the protein MAKVTIEEAKKLRVTPDFRIADVDPSSTPGVKPGEVDKAFNDFDEEIADLQECLYANGRAGNENAGSLLLVLQGTDTSGKGGIIRHVVGDAMDPQGVRIKAFGKPTEEERKHDFLWRFEPHLPAPGMVSVFDRSHYEDVLVQRVKQMAPPEEIERRYGAIVEFENELAARGTKIIKVMPHISKEFQKENLRKRIEREDKHWKYNPGDIDDRKLWDEFQEAYEIAMTRTSTDVAPWYCVPSDDKTYCRTVVKSLIVDALRSLNLEWPAPDFDPAVELARLEES, from the coding sequence TTGGCTAAGGTCACCATCGAAGAGGCCAAGAAGCTCCGCGTCACGCCAGACTTTCGTATCGCGGACGTAGACCCTTCGTCCACTCCCGGGGTGAAACCGGGTGAGGTGGATAAGGCGTTCAACGATTTCGATGAAGAAATCGCTGATCTGCAAGAATGCCTGTACGCCAATGGACGTGCAGGTAATGAGAACGCGGGTTCACTTCTCCTTGTTCTGCAAGGAACGGACACCTCCGGCAAGGGCGGCATTATCCGCCACGTCGTTGGCGATGCAATGGATCCGCAGGGAGTGCGAATCAAGGCCTTTGGCAAACCCACAGAGGAAGAGCGCAAGCATGACTTCCTGTGGCGTTTCGAGCCGCACCTTCCCGCACCGGGCATGGTCAGCGTTTTCGACCGTTCCCACTACGAGGACGTTCTAGTCCAGCGCGTGAAGCAGATGGCCCCGCCGGAAGAGATCGAACGCCGTTACGGCGCAATCGTCGAGTTTGAGAACGAACTGGCTGCTCGCGGCACCAAGATCATCAAAGTCATGCCGCACATCTCCAAGGAATTCCAGAAAGAGAACCTGCGCAAGCGCATCGAGCGCGAGGACAAGCACTGGAAGTACAACCCCGGCGACATCGACGACCGGAAGCTCTGGGACGAGTTCCAGGAGGCCTACGAGATCGCCATGACGCGCACTTCCACTGACGTAGCGCCGTGGTACTGCGTGCCTAGCGACGACAAGACGTACTGCCGCACCGTGGTGAAGTCGCTCATCGTCGACGCGCTGCGCTCCCTGAACCTGGAATGGCCCGCCCCCGATTTCGACCCGGCGGTGGAGCTGGCCCGCCTCGAAGAAAGCTAA
- a CDS encoding TIGR01777 family oxidoreductase — protein MSLSAIHAIKAPLEQVWEWHTRPGAVQRLTPPFLPMKVREGASNLKDGTTVFDLPAGQKWVAKHDPDKYKEFHQFSDVAANTPIKQLTGWRHTHVFTTKKDGTTRISDHVDARVPAALLKPAFAYRQHQLTQDLAFLDRMSTLTPTGGDPTKQRLVIAMTGSRGLVGTALTAQLTTAGHSVIQLVRGEPTGTHQRHWDMENPDQEMLKGVDAVVHLAGESIMGRFNDDHKAKIYSSRVGPTRTLARAAADAGVRTFVSASAVGFYGTDAGDRVHTENDGPDEGFLADVVNDWEKATVYAKEGGVRTVNIRTGLALSGAGGLLPVLKLSAKTTMTARFGDGEFWMSWIALDDLTDIYFRAIVDDSVSGPINATAPNPVTNRELSETLTSTVHRPELIGIPDFGPKILLGEEGAKELALADQRVEPTKLRELNHHFRYPTLQQALNHELGREMLLRQPTRDTPVN, from the coding sequence ATGTCGCTCTCCGCAATCCACGCCATCAAGGCCCCACTCGAGCAAGTCTGGGAATGGCACACACGCCCCGGCGCAGTTCAGCGCCTCACTCCCCCGTTCCTCCCAATGAAAGTGCGCGAGGGCGCCAGCAACCTCAAGGACGGGACAACCGTCTTCGACCTGCCTGCTGGCCAGAAGTGGGTGGCCAAACACGACCCGGACAAGTACAAGGAGTTCCACCAGTTCTCCGACGTCGCAGCGAACACCCCCATTAAGCAGCTCACCGGGTGGCGCCACACGCACGTCTTCACCACGAAAAAGGACGGCACAACCCGGATCAGCGACCACGTCGATGCCCGCGTGCCAGCAGCTCTGCTCAAACCAGCGTTCGCCTACCGCCAGCACCAGCTCACCCAGGACCTCGCATTCCTCGACCGGATGAGCACGCTCACCCCCACCGGCGGCGATCCGACCAAGCAACGCCTTGTAATCGCCATGACCGGTTCGCGCGGGCTCGTCGGAACAGCCCTGACCGCCCAACTCACCACCGCTGGGCATTCAGTAATTCAGCTTGTCCGCGGCGAGCCCACCGGTACACACCAACGCCACTGGGATATGGAAAACCCTGACCAGGAGATGCTCAAAGGCGTCGACGCGGTGGTTCACCTAGCGGGTGAATCAATCATGGGCCGGTTCAATGATGACCACAAAGCCAAGATCTACTCCTCCCGCGTCGGCCCCACCCGCACCCTCGCACGAGCTGCCGCCGATGCGGGCGTGCGCACCTTCGTGTCCGCCTCCGCTGTGGGCTTCTACGGCACCGACGCTGGCGATCGCGTCCACACGGAAAACGATGGCCCCGACGAAGGCTTCCTCGCCGACGTTGTCAATGACTGGGAAAAGGCCACCGTCTACGCCAAAGAAGGCGGCGTACGCACGGTGAACATCCGCACCGGACTGGCGCTATCTGGCGCCGGCGGTCTGCTGCCCGTCCTCAAACTCTCCGCGAAAACCACAATGACCGCGCGTTTCGGCGATGGCGAGTTCTGGATGAGCTGGATTGCCCTCGACGACCTGACCGACATCTACTTCCGCGCAATCGTCGACGATTCAGTCTCCGGCCCCATCAATGCCACCGCCCCCAACCCGGTGACAAACCGCGAGCTGTCCGAAACCCTCACTTCAACAGTGCACCGCCCTGAGCTCATCGGCATTCCGGACTTCGGCCCCAAGATCCTCCTCGGTGAGGAAGGCGCCAAGGAACTAGCCTTGGCCGACCAACGCGTTGAACCCACCAAACTCCGCGAACTGAACCACCACTTCCGTTACCCCACGCTCCAACAAGCTCTCAACCACGAACTCGGCCGAGAGATGCTCCTGCGCCAGCCGACGCGCGACACCCCCGTCAATTAG
- the pyrR gene encoding bifunctional pyr operon transcriptional regulator/uracil phosphoribosyltransferase PyrR translates to MSVTKLLDADDVSRTIARIAHQVIEKTAVDSPDAPTVVLLGIPSGGVPLARRIAGAISEFAGVNVPVGSLDVTLYRDDLHARPHRALRPTDIPTDINDAIVVLVDDVLFSGRTIRAALDALSDIGRPRAIQLAVLVDRGHRELPIRADYVGKNIPTSRHEDVKVTLTPIDDSDGVVLIKDRGDEGVNG, encoded by the coding sequence ATGAGTGTGACAAAGCTGCTCGATGCAGATGATGTGTCGCGCACGATTGCACGCATCGCGCACCAAGTCATCGAAAAAACAGCGGTTGATTCGCCCGACGCACCCACCGTGGTGTTGTTGGGAATTCCTTCAGGGGGAGTCCCGCTTGCACGCCGCATCGCGGGCGCGATTTCAGAGTTCGCGGGGGTGAACGTTCCGGTCGGCAGTTTGGACGTCACTCTTTATCGTGATGATTTGCACGCCCGCCCGCACAGGGCGCTGCGGCCGACCGATATTCCCACCGACATCAATGATGCGATCGTGGTTCTAGTGGATGACGTGCTGTTTTCAGGGCGCACCATCCGTGCGGCACTCGACGCATTGAGCGACATCGGTCGCCCCCGGGCTATTCAACTCGCTGTCTTAGTCGACCGCGGGCACAGGGAGCTGCCGATCCGCGCAGACTACGTAGGAAAGAACATTCCCACGTCCCGCCACGAGGATGTGAAGGTAACGCTCACGCCTATCGACGACTCGGATGGGGTCGTGCTGATCAAGGATCGGGGCGATGAAGGAGTGAACGGATAG
- a CDS encoding aspartate carbamoyltransferase catalytic subunit, translating to MKHLISISDLSREEIIGLMDEADRFREALHGREMKKLPTLRGRTIFTLFYENSTRTRSSFETAGKWMSADVINVSASSSSVKKGESLKDTALTLRSVGADAIIMRHPSSGAPNLLREWVPGAAIINAGDGSHQHPTQALLDAVTMRQNLGDLDGKRVLIVGDVLHSRVVRSNVDLLSALGAHVTLVAPPTLLPMGVESWPCDVTSDFDAALDDSGQGTPDVVMMLRVQQERMLGGFFPSHREYATMYGLSKDRAQRLGSEAIIMHPGPMLRGMEINFDVADLDNTVVLDQVTNGVYTRMAVLFTLLANGEEGA from the coding sequence ATGAAGCACCTGATTTCAATTTCAGATCTATCGCGTGAAGAAATCATTGGCCTGATGGATGAGGCTGACCGGTTCCGCGAAGCGCTGCACGGCAGGGAAATGAAAAAGTTGCCGACGTTGCGCGGGCGGACGATCTTCACGCTGTTCTACGAAAACTCGACCCGTACGCGGTCCTCGTTCGAAACCGCCGGCAAATGGATGAGCGCGGACGTGATTAACGTCTCCGCCTCGTCGTCAAGCGTGAAAAAGGGCGAGTCTTTGAAGGACACGGCGTTGACGCTGAGGTCGGTGGGTGCTGATGCGATTATCATGCGCCACCCGTCCTCTGGTGCGCCGAACCTTCTGCGTGAGTGGGTGCCTGGCGCCGCGATTATTAATGCGGGCGATGGTTCGCACCAGCACCCAACGCAAGCGTTGCTTGACGCCGTGACCATGCGCCAGAACCTGGGCGATCTGGACGGCAAGAGGGTTCTGATTGTGGGCGACGTGTTGCACTCCCGCGTTGTGCGGTCGAACGTGGACCTGCTGTCCGCACTCGGCGCGCACGTGACGCTGGTCGCGCCGCCCACGCTTTTGCCGATGGGCGTTGAATCGTGGCCGTGTGATGTGACCAGTGACTTTGACGCCGCGTTGGATGATTCAGGTCAGGGCACACCCGACGTGGTGATGATGCTGCGCGTACAGCAAGAGCGCATGCTCGGCGGTTTCTTCCCCTCACACCGCGAGTACGCCACGATGTACGGCTTGTCCAAGGACCGCGCGCAGCGGCTTGGAAGCGAGGCCATCATCATGCACCCCGGGCCAATGTTGCGCGGGATGGAGATCAACTTTGACGTCGCCGATCTGGACAACACGGTTGTTTTAGACCAGGTGACGAACGGTGTGTACACCCGCATGGCCGTGCTGTTCACACTTTTGGCAAACGGAGAGGAAGGAGCCTAA
- a CDS encoding dihydroorotase, with the protein MSTLALNNVRPYGEDIKHVLIDGDGLISAIADTPFDEDVAETVIDGGGNVLLPGLVDMHVHLREPGREDTETIATGSNAAAKGGFTAVFTMANTSPVIDQPFLAEAVWDKGQAHGVCDVYPVGSITQKLAGETLTEIGLMAGVGVKMFSDDGRCVNDPQLMRRAIEYAKTYDVVLAQHAEDHRMTEGACAHEGPNAARLGLRGWPRVAEESIVARDLIMTRDYGGRYHVCHASTEGTVALLRWAKEQGIEVSAEVTPHHLLLTDAKLESYDGVFRVNPPLREDKDTVALRDALLDGTIDVVATDHAPHGSEDKCVEFDQAKPGMLGMETSLAAVAQIFVESGLADWRFVAKVMSERPAEIMRLADQGRPIAVGEPANLTLVDPHNPWTANGKEMESKASNTPYEGMEFNARVTATFLRGTQTYELKN; encoded by the coding sequence ATGAGCACTCTCGCGTTAAACAACGTCCGCCCGTACGGCGAGGACATCAAGCACGTGCTTATCGACGGCGATGGCCTCATTTCGGCCATCGCGGATACCCCGTTTGACGAGGATGTCGCCGAGACGGTCATCGACGGGGGCGGCAACGTGCTGCTGCCGGGCTTGGTGGATATGCACGTTCACCTGCGGGAGCCGGGCCGGGAGGATACGGAGACGATCGCCACTGGGTCCAACGCCGCGGCGAAGGGTGGTTTCACCGCCGTGTTCACTATGGCCAACACATCCCCGGTGATTGACCAGCCGTTCCTCGCCGAAGCTGTGTGGGACAAGGGCCAAGCACACGGTGTTTGTGACGTCTACCCTGTGGGTTCCATTACGCAGAAGCTGGCGGGGGAGACCCTGACGGAGATCGGCCTGATGGCTGGTGTTGGGGTGAAAATGTTCTCGGACGACGGCCGTTGTGTCAACGACCCGCAGCTGATGCGCCGCGCCATTGAATACGCGAAGACGTATGATGTGGTGCTCGCGCAGCACGCCGAGGATCACCGCATGACAGAAGGCGCATGTGCGCATGAAGGCCCGAACGCTGCGCGCTTGGGGTTGCGTGGGTGGCCGCGCGTGGCGGAAGAGTCGATCGTCGCCCGCGACCTCATCATGACGCGCGATTATGGCGGCCGCTACCACGTCTGCCACGCTTCCACAGAAGGTACGGTTGCGCTCCTACGGTGGGCGAAAGAGCAGGGGATTGAGGTCTCCGCCGAGGTGACTCCGCATCACTTGTTGCTCACGGACGCGAAGCTGGAAAGCTACGACGGCGTCTTCCGCGTCAACCCGCCGCTGCGTGAGGATAAGGACACTGTTGCGCTGCGCGATGCGCTTCTCGACGGGACGATTGACGTGGTTGCCACCGACCATGCTCCGCACGGCAGCGAAGACAAGTGCGTTGAGTTCGACCAAGCCAAGCCCGGAATGCTGGGGATGGAAACGTCATTGGCCGCTGTTGCACAGATCTTCGTGGAGTCTGGCCTGGCTGATTGGCGTTTTGTGGCCAAGGTGATGAGTGAGCGTCCCGCCGAGATCATGCGTCTGGCTGATCAAGGACGCCCGATCGCGGTTGGAGAGCCAGCGAACCTCACCCTGGTAGATCCGCACAACCCATGGACGGCCAACGGCAAAGAAATGGAATCGAAGGCGTCCAACACTCCGTACGAAGGCATGGAGTTCAACGCCCGAGTAACGGCAACCTTCCTGCGCGGAACGCAAACCTACGAGTTGAAGAACTAA
- the carA gene encoding glutamine-hydrolyzing carbamoyl-phosphate synthase small subunit — MSKTRVPAVLVLADGKTFPGFAFGAAEDGDGTAVFGEAVFTTAMTGYQETMTDPSYHRQIVVATAPQIGNTGWNDEDNESHDNRIWVAGLVIRDLAKRVSNWRAERSLEDEMKAQNITGIYGVDTRTLVRHLRNYGSIAAGIFTGEHALEDVDSLVARVNEQPSMKGADLAADVSTSETYVLPAEGEVKYRVVAYDMGIKSATPAHFAKRGIETIVVPANTPVEEIESHDPDGVFISNGPGDPATADAMVEATRGIIERGIPLFGICFGNQILGRAFGLDTYKLKFGHRGVNVPVKNHLTGKIDITSQNHGFALSAPEGVSAKDIADGNGRFETDFGPAVITHTCLNDGVVEGVALENGKAYSVQYHPESAAGPHDANPLFDQFVGLMDEHQAHKRNAENN, encoded by the coding sequence ATGAGTAAGACACGTGTACCAGCCGTGCTGGTTCTCGCTGATGGAAAAACGTTCCCGGGGTTTGCCTTCGGCGCGGCCGAAGATGGTGATGGCACCGCCGTGTTCGGTGAGGCCGTATTTACCACCGCGATGACCGGCTACCAGGAGACGATGACGGACCCGTCCTACCACCGCCAGATCGTGGTGGCGACGGCGCCGCAGATTGGCAACACCGGGTGGAACGATGAGGACAATGAGTCCCACGACAACCGAATCTGGGTAGCTGGCTTGGTAATCCGTGACTTGGCCAAGCGGGTCTCCAACTGGCGTGCGGAGCGCAGCTTGGAAGATGAGATGAAGGCCCAGAACATCACGGGCATCTACGGCGTAGACACCCGAACGCTCGTGCGCCACCTGCGCAACTATGGCTCGATCGCCGCCGGAATTTTTACCGGGGAGCACGCGCTCGAAGATGTTGACTCGCTGGTGGCCCGCGTGAACGAGCAGCCCTCGATGAAGGGCGCAGACCTGGCCGCGGACGTTTCCACGTCGGAGACGTACGTTCTTCCCGCCGAGGGTGAGGTGAAGTACCGCGTCGTGGCCTACGACATGGGCATTAAATCCGCCACACCGGCCCACTTTGCCAAGCGCGGCATTGAAACCATCGTCGTGCCTGCGAACACACCGGTCGAGGAAATTGAAAGCCACGACCCTGACGGCGTATTCATCTCTAACGGCCCCGGAGACCCGGCCACGGCAGACGCCATGGTGGAGGCCACCCGCGGCATCATTGAGCGCGGCATCCCGTTGTTCGGCATCTGCTTTGGCAACCAGATCTTGGGCCGCGCTTTCGGCCTGGATACCTACAAGCTGAAGTTCGGTCACCGCGGGGTGAACGTCCCAGTGAAGAACCACCTCACGGGCAAGATCGACATCACGAGCCAGAACCACGGCTTCGCTCTCAGCGCCCCAGAGGGCGTGAGCGCGAAGGATATCGCTGATGGCAACGGTCGGTTTGAGACTGATTTCGGTCCAGCCGTGATCACACACACCTGCCTTAATGACGGAGTGGTGGAAGGCGTTGCCCTGGAAAACGGCAAGGCCTACTCCGTGCAGTACCACCCGGAATCTGCTGCCGGGCCGCACGATGCGAACCCGCTGTTTGATCAGTTCGTGGGCCTCATGGATGAGCACCAAGCACACAAGCGAAACGCAGAGAACAACTAA
- the carB gene encoding carbamoyl-phosphate synthase large subunit — protein MKREDINHVLVIGSGPIVIGQACEFDYSGTQACRVLKDEGLRVTLINSNPATIMTDPEFADHTYVEPIQPEYIDRILEREAAQGHKVDAILATLGGQTALNAAIQLDRMGILEKHGVELIGANIDAIERGEDRQKFKDIVEKIGGESARSRVCFTMDEVKDTVAELGLPVVVRPSFTMGGLGSGLAFTMEDLERIAGLGLEASPEANVLIEESILGWKEFELELMRDGDDNVVVIASIENVDALGVHTGDSVTVAPALTLTDREFQKMRDQGIAIIREVGVDTGGCNIQFAVNPTDGRIITIEMNPRVSRSSALASKATGFPIAKIASKLAIGYTLDEITNDITGVTPAAFEPTLDYVIVKMPRFAFEKFPGSDETLGTSMKAVGEAMGIGRNYIQGLNKVMRSMEDKPNGFWTKPDSYFAEGRETDVNAVLDSLRTPVDKRMYDVELALRLGASIEQVYEASDIDPWFLAELQALVDFRQELLDAPVLDAELLREAKVYGLSDTQIAALRPEFAGEDGVRTLRWSLGIHPVYKTVDTCAGEFEAQTPYLYSAYEYDEAAENEVAAHSSDKEKVIILGSGPNRIGQGIEFDYSCVHAALELSRVGYETVMVNCNPETVSTDYDTADRLFFEPLTFEDVMEIYRAESETGTVAGVIVQLGGQTPLGLAQRLADAGVPVVGTTPEAINLAEDRGEFGKVLESGNLPAPAFGTATSFAEARDVAAKIGYPVLVRPSYVLGGRGMEIVYDEASLEDYINRATELTPDHPVLVDRFLDSAIEIDVDVLSDGENVYLGGVMEHIEEAGIHSGDSACALPPMTIGPEDIDKVRRSAEVLAHGIGVKGLMNVQFALKDDILYVIEANPRASRTVPFVSKATGVHLAKAASRIMMGATIPELMDEGLLPSEYDGGSLPLTHPIAVKEAVLPFARFRTPEGEILDTILGPEMKSTGEVMGLAPSFGVAYAKAEDAAFGELPVEGTVFVSVANRDKRSVIFPIQRLSTMGFNIVATAGTASMLRRNGIECEVALKASDVREGADGKSIVDRIKDGEIDLILNTPAGSSGARHDGYEIRSAAAANNVPMMTNVQGITAAVQGIEALRANEVTVTSLQELDHTA, from the coding sequence ATGAAACGAGAAGACATCAACCACGTCCTGGTTATCGGTTCCGGCCCGATCGTCATTGGTCAGGCGTGTGAGTTTGACTACTCCGGTACGCAGGCGTGCCGCGTCCTCAAAGATGAGGGCCTGCGCGTCACGCTGATTAACTCGAACCCGGCGACGATCATGACCGACCCGGAGTTTGCTGACCACACCTACGTGGAACCGATTCAGCCGGAGTACATTGACCGCATCCTTGAGCGTGAGGCAGCCCAAGGCCACAAGGTCGACGCGATTCTTGCAACGCTGGGTGGCCAGACCGCGCTGAACGCCGCGATCCAGCTTGACCGCATGGGCATTTTGGAAAAGCACGGCGTAGAGCTGATCGGTGCAAACATCGACGCGATTGAGCGCGGTGAGGACCGTCAGAAGTTCAAGGACATCGTGGAGAAGATCGGTGGTGAATCGGCCCGCTCGCGCGTGTGCTTCACCATGGATGAGGTCAAAGACACTGTCGCGGAGCTCGGCTTGCCTGTCGTCGTGCGTCCGTCGTTCACCATGGGTGGCCTGGGTTCCGGTTTGGCTTTCACGATGGAGGACCTCGAGCGCATCGCAGGACTTGGCCTAGAAGCCAGCCCTGAGGCCAATGTTCTAATTGAAGAATCCATTCTTGGCTGGAAAGAATTCGAGCTTGAGCTGATGCGCGACGGCGACGACAATGTCGTGGTCATCGCATCGATTGAAAACGTAGATGCGCTCGGCGTTCACACCGGTGACTCGGTGACTGTTGCGCCCGCGCTGACGCTGACGGACCGCGAGTTCCAGAAGATGCGCGATCAGGGCATCGCGATTATCCGCGAGGTCGGTGTGGACACCGGTGGCTGCAACATCCAGTTCGCAGTCAACCCCACCGACGGCCGCATCATCACCATCGAAATGAACCCCCGCGTGTCCCGCTCTTCGGCGCTCGCGTCCAAGGCCACCGGTTTCCCGATTGCAAAGATCGCCTCCAAGCTGGCGATCGGGTACACACTGGATGAGATCACCAACGACATCACTGGTGTCACCCCGGCTGCATTTGAGCCGACGCTCGACTACGTCATCGTGAAGATGCCGCGCTTCGCCTTCGAAAAGTTCCCGGGCTCCGATGAGACCCTGGGCACGTCGATGAAGGCGGTGGGCGAGGCCATGGGGATTGGCCGCAACTACATCCAGGGCCTGAACAAGGTCATGCGCTCCATGGAAGACAAGCCGAACGGTTTCTGGACCAAGCCGGATTCTTACTTCGCCGAGGGACGTGAGACCGATGTGAACGCGGTGCTGGACAGCCTGCGCACCCCCGTCGATAAGCGAATGTACGACGTTGAGCTCGCTCTGCGTTTGGGCGCGTCGATCGAGCAGGTCTACGAAGCCTCTGACATAGACCCATGGTTCCTCGCGGAGCTCCAGGCCCTGGTGGACTTTAGGCAGGAGCTTCTCGACGCGCCGGTGCTTGACGCAGAGCTGCTGCGTGAGGCAAAGGTCTACGGTCTGTCGGACACGCAGATCGCAGCGTTGCGTCCGGAATTTGCTGGTGAGGACGGCGTGCGCACACTGCGCTGGTCCCTGGGCATCCACCCCGTATATAAGACCGTGGACACCTGCGCCGGCGAGTTTGAGGCGCAGACCCCGTACCTGTACTCCGCGTACGAATACGACGAGGCGGCCGAAAACGAAGTCGCGGCTCACTCATCGGACAAGGAGAAAGTCATCATCTTGGGCTCCGGCCCGAACCGCATTGGCCAGGGAATTGAGTTTGACTACTCCTGTGTTCACGCGGCCCTTGAGCTTTCCCGCGTTGGCTATGAGACGGTGATGGTCAACTGCAACCCGGAGACGGTGTCCACTGACTATGACACCGCAGATCGCCTGTTCTTCGAACCGCTGACGTTTGAAGATGTCATGGAGATCTACCGTGCAGAAAGCGAAACAGGCACGGTCGCTGGCGTGATCGTGCAGCTTGGTGGCCAAACCCCGCTGGGGCTTGCGCAGCGGCTTGCCGACGCCGGGGTTCCGGTCGTGGGCACCACCCCGGAGGCCATCAACTTGGCCGAAGACCGCGGTGAGTTTGGGAAGGTCCTGGAGTCCGGTAACCTGCCCGCACCTGCGTTTGGTACCGCGACGAGCTTCGCCGAAGCCCGCGATGTTGCAGCCAAGATCGGCTACCCGGTGTTGGTCCGACCGTCGTATGTTCTGGGTGGCCGCGGCATGGAGATCGTCTATGACGAGGCGAGCCTGGAGGACTACATCAACCGCGCCACCGAGCTCACCCCGGATCACCCGGTGCTGGTGGACCGCTTCTTGGATTCGGCGATTGAGATTGACGTCGACGTGCTGTCTGACGGGGAGAACGTGTACTTGGGTGGCGTGATGGAACACATCGAGGAAGCCGGAATCCACTCCGGTGACTCCGCGTGTGCACTGCCGCCGATGACCATCGGTCCGGAAGACATCGACAAGGTTCGTCGCTCCGCTGAGGTTCTGGCGCACGGAATCGGCGTAAAGGGGCTCATGAACGTCCAGTTCGCCCTGAAAGACGACATCTTGTACGTGATTGAGGCCAACCCGCGTGCATCGCGCACCGTGCCCTTCGTGTCCAAGGCCACGGGTGTTCACCTGGCTAAGGCAGCGTCGCGCATCATGATGGGTGCGACGATCCCTGAGCTTATGGATGAGGGCCTGCTTCCGTCGGAGTACGACGGTGGCTCGCTGCCGCTGACCCACCCGATTGCGGTGAAGGAGGCTGTGCTGCCGTTCGCCCGCTTCCGCACGCCGGAAGGGGAGATCCTAGACACCATCCTTGGCCCGGAGATGAAGTCCACCGGTGAGGTCATGGGCCTGGCGCCGAGCTTCGGCGTCGCCTATGCCAAGGCCGAAGACGCGGCCTTCGGCGAACTGCCCGTGGAAGGCACAGTGTTCGTCTCCGTTGCTAACCGCGATAAGCGCAGCGTGATCTTCCCGATCCAGCGCTTGTCGACGATGGGCTTCAACATTGTGGCCACCGCAGGAACGGCGTCTATGTTGCGCCGCAACGGTATCGAGTGCGAAGTTGCGCTTAAGGCATCGGACGTTCGTGAGGGCGCGGACGGCAAGTCAATCGTGGACCGGATCAAGGACGGCGAGATTGACCTGATCCTGAACACCCCGGCTGGTTCCTCCGGTGCCCGCCACGATGGTTATGAGATCCGCAGCGCCGCAGCAGCGAACAACGTTCCGATGATGACCAACGTCCAGGGCATCACCGCAGCTGTCCAAGGCATCGAGGCACTGCGCGCCAACGAGGTCACCGTGACCAGCCTGCAGGAACTCGACCACACCGCGTAA